In Meleagris gallopavo isolate NT-WF06-2002-E0010 breed Aviagen turkey brand Nicholas breeding stock chromosome 5, Turkey_5.1, whole genome shotgun sequence, a single window of DNA contains:
- the LOC104911256 gene encoding ras GTPase-activating-like protein IQGAP3, which produces MRRRALWDSQTPTRLKHRRSLVATSQLSMEEKKQRIVRNLRRLEGLGLVDAGQHYQGLINELAKDIRNQRRYRQHRREELLKLRQTLRALDAKTLFYEEQIDYYNQYIRSCLDSLAASNKLSGKSKKLQPLRYSAARLSEMGVLLEIQDLPASQYVPCTAALRPWGCPRFRPELWASLLGAGGGTRWPLGAPSNSDGSVILLP; this is translated from the exons ATGCGCCGGCGGGCGCTGTGGGACTCCCAGACCCCCACCCGACTGAAACACCGCCGCTCGCTGGTGGCCACCAGCCAGCTGAGCatggaggagaagaagcagaggaTCGTGCGGAACCTGCGGCGCCTGGAGGGCCTGGGGCTGGTGGATGCAGGCCAGCACTACCAGGGGCTCATCAACGAGCTGGCCAAG GACATCCGCAACCAGCGGCGCTACCGGCAGCACCGCagggaggagctgctgaagcTGCGGCAGACGCTGCGCGCCCTCGACGCCAAGACTTTGTTCTACGAGGAGCAAATCGATTATTACAACCAGTACATCAGGAGCTGCCTGGACAGCCTGGCAGCCAGCAACAA GCTCAGCGGGAAGAGCAAGAAGCTGCAGCCCCTGCGCTACAGCGCCGCACGGCTCTCTGAGATGGGAGTCCTGCTGGAGATCCAGGACCTGCCGGCCAGCCAGTACGTCCCCTGCACGGCGGCTCTCCGGCCCTGGGGATGTCCGAGGTTCAGGCCGGAGCTGTGGGCGTCCCTGCTGGGCGCAGGGGGTGGGACCAGGTGGCCTCTGGGggctccttccaactcagacgGTTCTGTGATCCTATTGCCTTAA